Proteins encoded in a region of the Triticum dicoccoides isolate Atlit2015 ecotype Zavitan chromosome 3A, WEW_v2.0, whole genome shotgun sequence genome:
- the LOC119268219 gene encoding vesicle transport v-SNARE 13-like yields the protein MTDVFQGYERQYCEISASLSRKCTTAASQEGEKLKQKASEIKSGIDGAEALIRKMDLEARNLQPSVRAGQLAKLREYKSDLNNLKGALKRITAGNGQQGAREELLESGMADTLVVSADQRSRLLRTTERQNQSTDRIRDSHRTMLETEELGVSIMHDLHQQRQSLLHANDTLHDVDDNVGKSRKIMGAMVRRMDRNKWIIGLLIALLVLAILVVLYFKFVH from the exons ATGACCGATGTATTCCAGGGCTACGAGCGCCAGTACTGCGAGATCTCGGCCTCCCTCTCCCGGAAATGCACCACCGCCGCCTCCCAGGAGGGAG AGAAACTGAAGCAGAAGGCCTCGGAGATCAAATCCGGCATCGATGGCGCCGAGGCACTG ATAAGGAAGATGGATCTTGAAGCAAGGAACCTCCAGCCGAGCGTGAGGGCCGGGCAACTGGCGAAACTGAGAGAGTACAAGTCGGATCTTAACAATCTGAAGGGAGCGTTGAAGAGAATCACTGCTGGTAATGGCCAACAAGGGGCGAGAGAGGAGTTGCTGGAGTCAGGAATGGCAGATACGTTGGTG GTATCTGCTGATCAAAGGTCAAGATTGCTTAGGACAACGGAAAGGCAAAATCAGTCAACTGATAGGATCAGAGATAGCCATAGAACTATGCTGGAAACAGAAGAGCTTGGAGTCTCCATCATGCATGACTTGCATCAGCAGCGCCAGTCTCTTTTGCATGCTAATGATACG TTGCATGACGTGGATGACAACGTTGGCAAGAGCAGAAAGATCATGGGGGCCATGGTGAGAAGGATGGATAGGAACAAGTGGATTATCGGCTTGCTGATAGCTCTTCTTGTTTTAGCGATCCTAGTAGTCCTGTATTTCAAGTTTGTGCACTGA